From the Mycobacterium noviomagense genome, the window GCCCGGACCTATTTGCACAGCATCATCGGCGACATCGTCGAACCGCAGCGCATCGACACCTATCTGGAGCGCGGGCCGGAGATGCTGTCGTTCGTGCTCAAGCACACCCCATTGAAGATGTGCTGGGTGCCCGGCTATTCGGACTATTACCCCGAGGCGCCGGGCGGGCGCCCGAGTGGCCGTTCGATCGAGCCGAAGCCGTTCGACGCCAAAAAACTCGGGCCCGACCTGCCGGGGCTGGAGCCGCCGTACGGCAAGGTGCCGCTGAATGTCGTTGTGATGCAACAGGACTACGTACGCTTGAACATGCTCAAGCGCCACCCGCGCGGTGTGCTGCGCAGCCTGAAGGTAGGCGCACGCACGATGTGGGCCAAGGCGACCGGCAAGAACCTGGTCGGCATGGGGCGCGCACTGATCGGCCCGCTGCGCATCGGGCTGCGGCAGGCCGACGTTCCGGTGCAGCTCAACACCGCGTTGACAGACCTTTACGTCGAGGACGGCGCGGTTCGCGGCGTGTACGTCGTGGACAGCACTTCGGAGGCATCCGAGCCGCACCTGATCAGGGCCCGACGCGGAGTGATTTTGGCCTGCGGCGGATTCGAGCACAACGAGCAGATGCGGGTCAAATACCAGCGGGCTCCCATCACCACGGAATGGACCGTTGGGGCCAAAGCCAACACGGGTGACGGCATTGTTGCAGCCGAAAAGCTCGGCGCCACCTTGGATCTGATGGAAGACGCCTGGTGGGGCCCGACCGTTCCCCTCGTGGGTGCACCATGGTTCGCGTTGTCGGAGCGCAATTCACCGGGGTCGATCATCGTCAACATGTCGGGCAAGCGGTTCATGAACGAATCGATGCCCTACGTCGAGGCCGTCCACCACATGTACGGCGGGGAATATGGCCAAGGCCCCGGGCCGGGCGAGAACATCCCGGCGTGGCTGGTGTTCGACCAGCAATACCGGAACCGCTACATTTTCGCGGGACTGCAGCCTGGGCAACGTATTCCGCGTAAATGGCTGGATTCGGGTGTGATCATCCAGGCGGACACGTTGGAGGCGCTGGCCGCCAAGGCCGGGCTGCCGGTCGACGCTTTCCTTCCAACCGTGCAGCGTTTCAACGGCTTTGCGCGGTCGGGCATCGACGAGGACTTCCACCGCGGCGAAAGCGCCTACGACCGCTATTACGGCGACCCGACCAACAAGCCCAACCCGAACCTGGGCGAGATCAGGCATCCGCCGTACTACGCCGCCAAAATGGTTCCCGGCGACCTGGGTACCAAAGGTGGTATTCGCACCGACGTCCATGGGCGTGCGCTGCGCGACGACGGCAGCGTCATCGAAGGGCTTTACGCCGCGGGCAACGTCAGCGCCCCGGTAATGGGACACACCTATCCGGGCCCGGGCGGAACCATCGGCCCGGCGATGACATTTGGTTACCTCGCTGCTCTACACGTCGCAGGGGAGAACTGAGATGCCGATCAACCCAGACGTCGCGCTCGGTGCCGAGTTCGGTGCTGTCGAATTTTCCTGGACTGCAACCGATGTGCAGCTCTACAACTTGGCACTGGGAGCCGGCGCCGACCCGGTGAGTCCGCGTGAGCTCAGCTACGTCATCGACCACAAGCCGCAGGTGCTGCCCACGTTCGGCTGTGTGGCGGCATCGTTTCACCAGATCGAACCGCCGAGCGTCAGCTGGCCAGGTGTGGAGATCGACCTGGCGAAAATTCTGCATGCCTCCGAGCAAATCAGCGTGCCCGCGCCGCTGCCGCCGTCCGGCAGCGCTCATGCTTCGAGCCGCATCGTCGAGGTCTGGGACAAAGGCAAGGCCGCGGTCGTCGTCCTCGAAACGTCGGTGACGGCGCCCGACGGCACTCCGTTGTGGACGCAGCGGCGGTCGATCTTCGCCCGCGGGGAAGGCGGATTCGGCGGCGAGCGCGGCCCGTCGACGTCGGTCGAGGCGCCGGAGCGGGATCCCGACGTAGAGGTGCAGTTGCCCACGTTGCCGCAGCAGGCGCTGCTGTATCGGCTCTGCGGCGACCGCAACCCGCTGCACTCGGATCCCGAATTCGCTGCGGCGGCAGGGTTTCCGCGACCGATCCTGCACGGTTTGTGCACCTTCGGGATTACTTGCAAGGCGATCGTCGACGCCTGCCTGGATAGCGACGTGAGCCGCGTCGCCTCATACGGTGCACGTTTTGCCGGTGTGGTCTTTCCCGGCGAGACATTACTGGCGCGCATGTGGCGCGACGACGGCCGCATCGTGGCCAGCGTCACGGTGCCCACCCGCGACAACGCGGTGGTGCTCAGCGGCGTGGAGTTGGTCGCCGCCTAACGTCCTTGCGGCCGAACCGCCGGGTGTGAAATTAGGTTCACTGCGGACGCCCGCGGGTGAACCTAACTTCACTGTCGCGTTGGCAGTGGGGTATGTCGAGCCCGCGCGGCCCGGAGGCGGCGAATGATGTCAGGTTCCCGGTCGCCTGCGAGCACTCGGACGACGATCCAGCCAAGACGTTGGAGCATCTCATGGCGTTTGGCGTCGTACCGGTATTGGCGTGGGTCACTTTGATGGTGTTCGCCGTCGTATTCGACCGCGACCTTGAGATCCTCCCACCCCATGTCGAGATAGGCCACCCTACCGGTGAGCTCGTCATAGACCCGGATCTGCGTCTTTGGCTTGGGCAGTCCGGCACGAATCAGGATGAGCCGCAGCCAGCTTTCTTTCGGAGACTCTGCTCCCGCATCGACCAGGTCCAGCGATACCCTCGCGCGGCGTAGGCCACGGCGGCCCTTGTACCGCTGCATCAGCAACTCCACGTCGGCGAGTTTGAGGTCGGTTGCGCGGGCCAGTGCGTCCATCGCGGGTACAGCCACCATGGTGGGGTACCAGCAGGCCAGGTCAAGTGCCGTGCGGGGCGGGATAGTCACTGACACGCCGGCAATGGTCTGGGTCTCATCAGGCTCGAACGCGGTGGTATGTACCGCCAGACCGCTGAGGCGATGCCGATTGTCGTGGATGAGCTCGGCTGGCCGCGTCACCTCTACCCATTTGCTGCCGTGCAGCGCCGCGGCGGAGAATCCGGCAACTACACCGCGACGACCTGACCATAGCCACGCGGCCGTGGCGCGGTGGACGGCGGTGACCTCGCTGTGGTGCGATATGTAGACGTCGCGAAACAACCGCGTGTGGTACGTGGCCAACTGGCCCTTGGTCAGCGCGCCTGCAGCGAGGGCTTCGCTGCCGATGAATGGCTCCCCCATGTGCGAAGGCTGGCACGACTGGGCAATTACGTCACTTCACCGACGGTCCCCCGCGCAAGCATGAAGCTACGTTCACCGCGGGGCGCCGAGAGTGCACCTAACTTCACGCTGGGCGACGTGCGTGCTCCGCGAGCTGGGCTAGCCCAGGATCAGGCCCGACGTGGGGACCCCGGTGCCGGCGGTAACGAGGACGTGCTCGACGTTCGGCACCTGGTTCACCGAGCTGCCGCGCAGTTGACGAACACCCTCCGCGATGCCGTTCATGCCGTGGATGTAGGCCTCGCCGAGCTGGCCGCCGTGGGTGTTGATGGGTAACCGCCCGCCGAGCTCGATGGCACCATCGGCGATGAAGTCCTTGGCCTCGCCTTTACCGCAGAAACCCAACTCCTCCAACTGGATCAGCGTGAACGGCGTGAAGTGGTCGTAGAGAACGGCGGTCTGGATATCGGCCGGGTTCAGGCCCGATTGTTGCCACAATTGCCGGCCGACCAAGCCCATCTCGGGCAGGCCGTCGAGCTCGGGCCGGTAGTAGCTGACCATCGTGTACTGGTCGGGGCTAGAGCCCTGCGCCGCGGCCTCGACGACAGCCGGCCGGTGCTTGAGGTCCTTGGCCCGCTCGGCCGAAGTCACCACGATCGCGACCGCGCCGTCGGTCTCCTGACAGCAGTCCAGCAACCGCAGCGGCTCGGCGATCCATCGCGAGTTCTGGTGGTCCTCAATCGTTATCGGCTTTTCGTAGAAGTAGGCCTTCGGGTTCTTGGCGGCGTGCTTGCGGTCCGCGACCGAGATGGCGCCGAAGTCCCGGCTGGTGGCACCGGACAAGTGCATGTAGCGCTTCG encodes:
- the kstD gene encoding 3-oxosteroid 1-dehydrogenase yields the protein MTAQEFDVVVVGSGGAGMVAALTAAHRGLSTIVIEKAPHYGGSTARSGGGVWIPNNEVLKRDGVRDTPEAARTYLHSIIGDIVEPQRIDTYLERGPEMLSFVLKHTPLKMCWVPGYSDYYPEAPGGRPSGRSIEPKPFDAKKLGPDLPGLEPPYGKVPLNVVVMQQDYVRLNMLKRHPRGVLRSLKVGARTMWAKATGKNLVGMGRALIGPLRIGLRQADVPVQLNTALTDLYVEDGAVRGVYVVDSTSEASEPHLIRARRGVILACGGFEHNEQMRVKYQRAPITTEWTVGAKANTGDGIVAAEKLGATLDLMEDAWWGPTVPLVGAPWFALSERNSPGSIIVNMSGKRFMNESMPYVEAVHHMYGGEYGQGPGPGENIPAWLVFDQQYRNRYIFAGLQPGQRIPRKWLDSGVIIQADTLEALAAKAGLPVDAFLPTVQRFNGFARSGIDEDFHRGESAYDRYYGDPTNKPNPNLGEIRHPPYYAAKMVPGDLGTKGGIRTDVHGRALRDDGSVIEGLYAAGNVSAPVMGHTYPGPGGTIGPAMTFGYLAALHVAGEN
- a CDS encoding DUF559 domain-containing protein, producing the protein MGEPFIGSEALAAGALTKGQLATYHTRLFRDVYISHHSEVTAVHRATAAWLWSGRRGVVAGFSAAALHGSKWVEVTRPAELIHDNRHRLSGLAVHTTAFEPDETQTIAGVSVTIPPRTALDLACWYPTMVAVPAMDALARATDLKLADVELLMQRYKGRRGLRRARVSLDLVDAGAESPKESWLRLILIRAGLPKPKTQIRVYDELTGRVAYLDMGWEDLKVAVEYDGEHHQSDPRQYRYDAKRHEMLQRLGWIVVRVLAGDREPDIIRRLRAARARHTPLPTRQ
- a CDS encoding MaoC/PaaZ C-terminal domain-containing protein; this translates as MPINPDVALGAEFGAVEFSWTATDVQLYNLALGAGADPVSPRELSYVIDHKPQVLPTFGCVAASFHQIEPPSVSWPGVEIDLAKILHASEQISVPAPLPPSGSAHASSRIVEVWDKGKAAVVVLETSVTAPDGTPLWTQRRSIFARGEGGFGGERGPSTSVEAPERDPDVEVQLPTLPQQALLYRLCGDRNPLHSDPEFAAAAGFPRPILHGLCTFGITCKAIVDACLDSDVSRVASYGARFAGVVFPGETLLARMWRDDGRIVASVTVPTRDNAVVLSGVELVAA
- a CDS encoding lipid-transfer protein, whose product is MLSGKAAIVGIGATDFSKNSGRSELRLAAEAVQDALDDAGLSPSDVDGLTTFTMDTNTEIAVARAAGIGELTFFSKVHYGGGAACAIVQQAAMAVATGIANIVVAYRAFNERSGMRFGQVQTRLTENADSTGVDNSFSYPHGLSTPAAQVAMIAKRYMHLSGATSRDFGAISVADRKHAAKNPKAYFYEKPITIEDHQNSRWIAEPLRLLDCCQETDGAVAIVVTSAERAKDLKHRPAVVEAAAQGSSPDQYTMVSYYRPELDGLPEMGLVGRQLWQQSGLNPADIQTAVLYDHFTPFTLIQLEELGFCGKGEAKDFIADGAIELGGRLPINTHGGQLGEAYIHGMNGIAEGVRQLRGSSVNQVPNVEHVLVTAGTGVPTSGLILG